A window of Cohnella herbarum contains these coding sequences:
- a CDS encoding L-fucose/L-arabinose isomerase family protein — translation MKKLKLGYAPTRRFTFSEQDAFKYKVQIREKMDSFGMDIDIVDLEGLNSEGLLYDDHINAEQIAERFKQQDVDAVFFPHCNFGTEDTVARVAKSLGKPVLLWGPRDEAPLEDGMRLRDTQCGLFATGKVLRRFNVPFTYITNSRVNDPVFERGFKNFISAANVVRQFRKLRILQIGPRPHSFWTMMCNEGELLERFGIELYPITLVDITKAAKHQEKMNSTEMQEAITYIREKLDISEVTDDDVRRVAALKVAMKKYATDTGSTAIAIQCWSSLQDAIGIMPCLANALLTDEQIPVTCETDIHGAITSIMVQAAAMNEAPIFFADLTIRHPENANGELLFHCGNFPVSLSVEDKPKMRKHFLFDDHAPGTHEGEIRGGDMTLARFDGDHGEYQLFLGKARGIQGPYTRGSYVWVEVNDWPLWEEKLVKGPYVHHSVGIHANVIPSLYEACSYIPGLTPDPVDPTEAQIQAWLRGSV, via the coding sequence ATGAAAAAATTAAAGCTTGGTTACGCGCCTACGCGTCGGTTCACATTTAGTGAACAAGATGCTTTTAAGTACAAGGTACAAATCCGCGAGAAGATGGATTCCTTCGGCATGGACATCGACATCGTCGACCTTGAGGGCTTGAATTCGGAAGGCTTGCTCTACGATGATCACATCAATGCGGAGCAGATTGCGGAGCGCTTTAAGCAGCAGGACGTGGACGCGGTGTTTTTCCCCCATTGTAATTTCGGAACAGAGGATACCGTTGCCCGCGTGGCTAAAAGTCTAGGTAAGCCCGTATTGCTATGGGGACCCCGAGATGAAGCGCCGCTAGAGGACGGGATGCGGCTAAGGGATACCCAATGCGGACTTTTTGCCACAGGTAAGGTGCTGCGTCGATTCAATGTTCCTTTTACCTATATTACGAATAGCAGAGTGAATGACCCTGTCTTTGAGAGAGGGTTCAAAAACTTCATCTCGGCGGCCAACGTCGTTCGGCAATTCCGCAAACTGCGTATTCTGCAGATCGGACCGCGCCCTCATTCTTTCTGGACGATGATGTGCAATGAAGGAGAGCTGCTAGAGCGGTTCGGAATTGAGTTATACCCGATCACTCTTGTTGATATTACGAAAGCCGCAAAGCACCAAGAGAAAATGAACAGCACGGAAATGCAAGAGGCGATTACTTACATTCGCGAGAAGCTTGATATTTCTGAAGTGACAGACGATGATGTACGCCGTGTAGCTGCGCTAAAAGTTGCGATGAAGAAGTATGCGACAGATACAGGCAGCACAGCGATCGCGATTCAGTGCTGGTCCTCACTGCAAGATGCCATTGGAATCATGCCATGCCTAGCGAATGCGTTGCTCACGGACGAGCAGATTCCAGTCACATGCGAGACGGATATCCATGGTGCAATCACATCCATAATGGTGCAGGCTGCAGCTATGAACGAAGCACCGATCTTTTTCGCGGATTTAACGATTCGTCATCCCGAGAATGCAAATGGAGAGCTGTTATTTCATTGCGGGAACTTCCCTGTATCCTTATCTGTTGAAGATAAGCCGAAGATGCGCAAGCATTTTCTCTTCGATGACCATGCACCCGGAACGCATGAAGGCGAGATTCGAGGAGGGGATATGACGTTAGCCCGATTCGATGGCGATCATGGAGAATATCAGCTGTTCCTTGGCAAAGCCCGCGGTATTCAAGGTCCTTATACTCGTGGCTCCTATGTGTGGGTAGAGGTTAACGACTGGCCGTTGTGGGAAGAGAAGCTGGTTAAAGGTCCTTATGTTCATCATTCCGTCGGGATTCATGCGAATGTTATTCCTTCGTTATATGAAGCGTGCTCCTATATCCCTGGTTTAACGCCAGATCCCGTAGATCCGACGGAAGCGCAAATTCAAGCGTGGCTGAGAGGAAGTGTATGA
- a CDS encoding transketolase, producing MRMTTTENLRIKSLQIRMDLLKLIHGAKMGHTGGSLSNTDVLTALYFHVMRHDPLNPKWPDRDRFIASKGHSVESLWCILADLGYFPKEELSTFCQFGTRLIGHPNNKVPGIEMNTGALGHGLSVSVGMALAARKDSRPSRVFCLMGDGEQAEGSVWEAAMAGAHYKLDNLVGIIDRNRLQISGSTEDVMGIDPLDQKWEAFGWNVVSIDGHDYDQLVHAFESAPQVTGKPTLVIANTIKGKGVSFAENVPEWHHHVPNDAELQRAIDELTAAITNQDEGSVTTHAIHS from the coding sequence ATGAGGATGACTACGACAGAAAACCTGCGTATTAAATCTCTACAAATCCGCATGGACCTGCTTAAGCTCATACATGGGGCTAAGATGGGCCATACCGGCGGATCGCTGAGCAATACCGATGTATTGACCGCTTTGTATTTTCACGTCATGCGCCATGATCCGCTTAATCCGAAATGGCCGGATCGCGACCGCTTCATTGCCAGTAAGGGTCACTCCGTGGAGTCGCTCTGGTGTATACTCGCCGATCTTGGCTATTTCCCCAAGGAGGAGCTCTCCACCTTCTGTCAGTTCGGAACGCGTTTAATCGGTCATCCGAATAACAAGGTGCCGGGCATCGAGATGAATACGGGAGCGCTCGGTCACGGCTTGTCGGTATCCGTAGGAATGGCGCTTGCCGCGCGCAAGGATAGCAGACCTAGCCGGGTATTCTGTCTGATGGGAGACGGAGAGCAAGCGGAAGGCTCCGTATGGGAAGCCGCGATGGCTGGCGCTCATTATAAGCTAGACAATCTCGTAGGCATTATCGACCGCAATAGATTACAAATTAGCGGTTCCACGGAGGATGTCATGGGTATTGACCCTCTAGATCAGAAGTGGGAAGCCTTCGGCTGGAACGTCGTATCTATAGATGGACATGACTATGACCAACTGGTTCACGCGTTCGAATCCGCGCCGCAGGTGACCGGTAAACCTACGCTTGTTATTGCGAATACGATTAAGGGTAAGGGCGTGTCCTTCGCTGAAAATGTTCCGGAATGGCATCATCACGTTCCTAATGATGCTGAGCTACAGCGGGCTATCGATGAGTTGACTGCAGCAATTACGAACCAGGATGAAGGGAGTGTAACTACTCATGCAATCCATTCCTAA
- a CDS encoding transketolase family protein, whose amino-acid sequence MQSIPNRQAMCEKLLELAQTDRDIMVLTSDSRGSAAMAPFAKQYPEQFVETGIAEQNIVGIAAGLAHSGKIPFVTSPACFLSMRSIEQIKVDVAYSGTNVKLVGISGGVSYGALGMSHHSLQDYAVTRAIPGLTVVIPADRYETKKLTEALVKHEGGVYVRIGRNPVEDVYESEDYEFEIGKAVQLNDGEHLTLIAVGETVRIALDAAELMAKEGIHARVLNMHTIKPLDAEAILSAARETGFIITLEEHSIYGGLGAAVAEVTSSSCPVPVHILGIPDEPAIAGKTSEIFRHYGLSAENVLKIAQERLAKKGQ is encoded by the coding sequence ATGCAATCCATTCCTAATCGTCAGGCCATGTGCGAGAAACTATTGGAGCTGGCCCAAACGGATAGAGATATTATGGTATTGACAAGCGATTCTCGCGGATCTGCGGCTATGGCGCCTTTTGCCAAGCAATATCCAGAGCAATTCGTAGAGACAGGTATCGCTGAACAGAATATTGTAGGTATCGCAGCCGGACTGGCGCACAGTGGTAAAATACCTTTCGTTACCTCGCCTGCATGCTTCCTTAGCATGCGCAGCATCGAGCAAATCAAAGTGGATGTGGCCTATTCGGGGACTAACGTTAAGCTGGTCGGTATCAGCGGCGGCGTGAGCTACGGCGCGCTGGGCATGTCGCATCATTCCTTGCAGGATTATGCGGTTACTCGGGCGATCCCGGGATTAACGGTTGTCATACCCGCTGATCGATATGAGACGAAGAAGCTGACGGAGGCTCTCGTTAAACATGAAGGCGGCGTATATGTTCGAATTGGACGCAATCCGGTTGAAGATGTCTACGAATCGGAGGATTATGAGTTCGAGATCGGCAAGGCGGTTCAATTGAACGATGGCGAGCATTTGACCTTAATAGCAGTAGGCGAAACTGTTCGCATTGCGTTAGATGCAGCGGAGCTCATGGCGAAGGAGGGCATTCACGCTCGCGTGCTTAATATGCATACGATTAAGCCGCTTGATGCGGAGGCCATACTGAGCGCGGCAAGGGAGACTGGCTTTATTATTACGCTTGAGGAGCATAGCATCTACGGTGGGCTCGGCGCGGCAGTTGCCGAAGTCACTTCAAGCTCATGTCCGGTACCTGTTCATATTCTTGGCATCCCAGACGAACCGGCTATTGCAGGTAAAACTTCTGAAATTTTCCGCCACTACGGCCTTTCGGCAGAGAACGTATTAAAGATCGCTCAAG